One genomic window of Plasmodium falciparum 3D7 genome assembly, chromosome: 10 includes the following:
- a CDS encoding palmitoyltransferase DHHC10, putative, with protein MKEANAYEKDIRRLLPVMLIGLVTVVMYTIFVTFYCMVLLQINVEKQYVNIDLLNEGYTKLLTFHILLLLLIWSFYKTYKVNPGNIPDNYEWKVDPNIGRIKEREKTGELRYCIHEKKYKPDRSHYCRAIEKNVLKMDHYCPWVANCVGFYNYKFFLLSLFYANICCLYVNINCYTSFPNFYSNPNILFNEVFYLFLEIVLASVILIIIFPFFLFHIYLTSKNYTTLEFCVTGQWEKGNIYDLGVEENFKQVLGDNILLWIFPLGKPKGNGLFYKTADQMDSTYK; from the exons atgaaaGAAGCTAACGCatatgaaaaagatataagGCGACTTTTACCTGTTATG TTAATAGGTTTAGTAACCGTTGTTATGTACACAATATTTGTTACa TTTTATTGTATGGTATTATTACAAATTAATGTGGAAAAacaatatgtaaatatagaTCTCTTAAATGAAGGATATACTAAATTATTAACat TTCATATATTACTCCTTCTACTCATATGgtctttttataaaacataCAAAGTAAACCCAGGAAATATTCCTg ATAACTATGAATGGAAAGTTGACCCAAATATTGGAAGAATAAAGGAAAGAGAAAAAACag GTGAACTTCGTTATTGTATTCatgagaaaaaatataaacccGATAGATCACATTATTGCCG GGCAATTGAAAAGAATGTCTTAAAAATGGACCATTATTGTCCATGG GTAGCTAATTGTGTTggattttataattataaattttttttgttaagtTTATTTTATGCGAATATATGTTGcttatatgttaatataaacTGTTATACGTCTTTCCCGAATTTTTATTCAAACCCAAATATACTATTCAATGAggtgttttatttattcttggAAATTGTCTTGGCATCTGTCATTTTAAT TATCATATTTCCATTTTTCCTATTCCACATATATTTGACCTCTAAGAATTATACGACGCTCGAATTTTGTGTG acTGGACAATGGGAGAAGGGAAATATATACGATTTGGGGGTCGAAGAAAATTTTAAACAAGTTTTA ggaGATAATATTTTGCTTTGGATTTTTCCACTTGGAAAACCAAAAGGAAACGGGCTATTCTACAAAACAGCTGATCAGATGGATAgtacatataaatga